From Streptomyces sp. NBC_00370, a single genomic window includes:
- a CDS encoding MBL fold metallo-hydrolase — protein MSAITSPVSGRPTVSTIELGDVQIHRVMEYSDTTPMTTDVFFPNSRPEEWERHTELLAPDHWDPGTDLTRAATQSWVLRSEGKVILVDTGAGNGKYRPLQPIWSYLDTSYVANLAAVGVRPEDVDLVVNTHLHDDHVGWNTRLEGRDWIPTFPNATYLMPQRDVEYWRPDNLHNTVFGRGNQNVYEDSVDPVIEAGLVKTWDESYTIDSNLRLELAPGHTPGASIIHLESAGDRAVFAGDLLHGAIQVHEPHINSCFEEDEDGARASRARMFAYAADNNALVLPAHLPGHGAFELRRKGAGFELATWAPFSRT, from the coding sequence TTGTCCGCCATTACTTCCCCGGTATCCGGGAGGCCGACGGTCAGCACCATCGAACTCGGTGATGTGCAGATCCACCGCGTCATGGAGTACTCCGACACGACCCCGATGACCACGGATGTCTTCTTTCCCAACAGCAGGCCCGAGGAGTGGGAGCGTCACACCGAGCTGCTGGCACCCGACCACTGGGACCCGGGAACCGACCTCACCCGCGCTGCGACCCAGTCCTGGGTGCTGCGCAGCGAGGGAAAGGTCATTCTCGTCGACACGGGCGCCGGCAACGGCAAGTACCGTCCCCTGCAACCGATCTGGTCCTACCTGGACACCTCGTACGTGGCGAACCTCGCCGCCGTCGGCGTACGGCCCGAGGATGTCGACCTCGTCGTCAACACTCATCTGCACGACGACCACGTCGGCTGGAACACCAGGCTCGAAGGACGCGACTGGATCCCCACCTTCCCCAACGCGACCTACCTCATGCCGCAGCGCGACGTCGAGTACTGGAGGCCGGACAACCTCCACAACACCGTGTTCGGCCGGGGCAACCAGAACGTCTACGAGGACAGCGTCGACCCGGTCATCGAGGCCGGTCTGGTGAAGACCTGGGACGAGTCGTACACCATCGACTCCAACCTCCGTCTGGAACTGGCTCCCGGTCACACCCCAGGCGCATCGATCATCCACCTGGAGTCCGCAGGCGACCGTGCGGTCTTCGCCGGGGACCTGTTGCACGGCGCCATCCAGGTCCACGAGCCGCACATCAACAGCTGCTTCGAAGAGGACGAGGACGGCGCCCGGGCCAGCCGTGCGCGTATGTTCGCGTACGCCGCCGACAACAACGCCCTCGTGCTCCCGGCCCACCTGCCCGGCCATGGCGCCTTCGAACTCCGCCGTAAGGGTGCCGGGTTCGAACTCGCCACCTGGGCGCCGTTCTCCCGCACCTGA
- a CDS encoding VOC family protein, which yields MSVTTTTHLNFRGDAREALDFYRSVFGGRTVAVTYKDAGAVQNESEAEWVMWGEVAGDNGFHVMAYDVPSQLPWHQGENPFFVSVRGDDAEETTTLWDKLAEGSTVVRPLEPAQWAPLYGMLTDRFGVTWVLDVTAPYND from the coding sequence ATGTCCGTCACGACCACCACTCATCTGAACTTCCGAGGCGACGCACGTGAGGCGCTGGACTTCTACCGGTCCGTCTTCGGCGGACGTACCGTCGCGGTCACCTACAAGGATGCCGGCGCCGTGCAGAACGAGAGCGAGGCGGAGTGGGTGATGTGGGGCGAGGTGGCCGGTGACAACGGCTTCCACGTCATGGCCTACGACGTGCCCTCTCAACTGCCCTGGCACCAGGGCGAGAACCCGTTCTTCGTCTCTGTGCGTGGAGACGACGCCGAGGAGACAACCACCCTGTGGGACAAGCTCGCCGAAGGCTCGACCGTCGTGCGCCCGCTGGAGCCCGCGCAGTGGGCGCCGCTGTACGGCATGCTCACCGACCGCTTCGGCGTCACCTGGGTTCTGGACGTCACCGCTCCGTACAACGACTGA
- a CDS encoding helix-turn-helix transcriptional regulator has product MPKDRHSSTPPSDPSEPDATPLQGAAWLPHGYQLAPHSHAEGQLVYAAAGALATVTERGTWVAPANRVTWTPPHFAHSHRFYGRTDVRLLQVPLDLCAQIVDHPSVFAVSPLLREALLALTDSPERRPGAHRRLLTVIVDELVDAAEQSLHLPETDDDRLRAATALLHEDPARPATLADLGRSVGAGERTLSRLFHTELGMSFHRWRTTLRIHHALARLTDGMSVTDTAVACGWSNPSSFIDAFTDVVGQTPGRYQAELRHRHA; this is encoded by the coding sequence ATGCCGAAAGACCGCCACTCTTCGACGCCCCCTTCCGACCCTTCCGAACCGGACGCGACGCCGCTCCAAGGCGCCGCGTGGCTGCCGCACGGTTATCAGCTCGCCCCCCACTCGCATGCCGAGGGGCAGCTCGTCTACGCCGCAGCCGGTGCGCTGGCCACCGTCACGGAACGTGGAACGTGGGTCGCGCCGGCCAACCGCGTCACCTGGACGCCCCCGCACTTCGCACACTCCCACCGCTTCTACGGCCGGACCGACGTGCGCCTGCTCCAGGTCCCGCTCGACCTGTGCGCGCAGATCGTCGACCACCCCAGCGTCTTCGCGGTCAGCCCGCTGCTGCGCGAAGCGCTCCTCGCGCTCACCGACAGCCCGGAGCGGCGCCCCGGTGCGCACCGGAGGCTGCTCACCGTCATCGTGGACGAACTGGTCGACGCCGCCGAGCAGTCCCTGCACCTGCCGGAGACCGACGACGACCGGCTCCGCGCCGCCACCGCGCTGCTGCACGAGGACCCTGCCCGGCCCGCGACCCTTGCCGACCTGGGCCGCAGCGTGGGGGCCGGCGAACGCACACTCAGCCGCCTGTTCCACACCGAGTTGGGCATGAGCTTCCACCGCTGGCGCACCACCCTGCGCATCCACCACGCGCTGGCCCGCCTCACCGACGGCATGTCGGTGACGGACACCGCGGTGGCCTGCGGTTGGTCCAACCCCTCCAGCTTCATCGACGCCTTCACGGATGTCGTCGGGCAGACGCCCGGCCGCTACCAGGCCGAACTACGCCACCGCCACGCCTGA
- a CDS encoding 4-hydroxybenzoate 3-monooxygenase, with protein MTTTHDETTVVIIGAGVAGLTLGNFLLRDGIDCVVLEKHPRAYVEKRQRAGTIDTFGVRMFRAWGLEEVLAGDPIPHSEGGFYIDGHAMPIDVDDDNNESLYCPQQVLVRNLTEVFLSGGGDLRYQAADVTLENLTGGRPVVRFQDAGGSARAVDCDFIAGCDGFHGVSRRTIPATALTEYSHEYGYSWLSVLAATATSPSGMAIHELGLAGMIPRGPEASRIYLQCAVDDTPEKWSDERVWSELEARFGTPPSRGEILSKQIVPLRSVVFDPMSYGKLYLLGDAAHIVPPMSAKGIHLALHDTEVFARAVIRHAKDGDSSLLGGYSETCLPHIWNYQAFATWITDTMHNAGFTGFEGEFKKQIARAELQRQFASESANRLFSELTAGTN; from the coding sequence ATGACCACGACACACGACGAGACGACAGTCGTCATCATCGGAGCCGGCGTCGCCGGTCTGACCCTCGGCAACTTCCTCCTGCGCGACGGCATCGACTGCGTCGTGCTGGAGAAGCACCCCCGCGCCTATGTCGAGAAGCGCCAACGCGCCGGGACCATCGACACCTTCGGGGTGCGCATGTTCCGCGCGTGGGGCCTGGAGGAGGTCCTGGCGGGCGACCCGATCCCGCACAGCGAGGGCGGCTTCTACATCGACGGCCACGCGATGCCGATCGACGTGGACGACGACAACAACGAGAGCCTGTACTGCCCGCAGCAGGTGCTCGTACGCAATCTCACCGAGGTCTTCCTGAGCGGAGGCGGCGACCTGCGCTACCAAGCGGCCGATGTCACCCTGGAGAACCTCACCGGCGGCCGTCCCGTCGTGCGCTTCCAGGACGCCGGCGGATCGGCCCGGGCCGTCGACTGCGACTTCATCGCCGGCTGCGACGGCTTCCACGGTGTGTCCCGCCGGACCATCCCCGCGACGGCACTGACCGAGTACTCCCACGAGTACGGCTACTCCTGGCTCAGCGTCCTGGCCGCCACCGCGACCAGCCCCTCCGGCATGGCCATCCACGAACTGGGCCTGGCCGGCATGATCCCCCGCGGCCCCGAGGCCAGCCGCATCTACCTCCAGTGCGCTGTCGACGACACCCCCGAGAAGTGGTCGGACGAGCGCGTCTGGAGCGAGTTGGAGGCCCGCTTCGGCACCCCTCCCTCGCGCGGCGAGATCCTGTCCAAGCAGATCGTGCCCCTGCGCAGTGTGGTCTTCGACCCGATGAGCTACGGCAAGCTGTACCTTCTCGGCGACGCCGCCCACATCGTCCCGCCGATGAGCGCCAAGGGCATCCACCTCGCCCTGCACGACACCGAGGTCTTCGCTCGCGCCGTGATCCGCCACGCGAAGGACGGCGACTCCAGCCTCCTCGGCGGCTACTCGGAGACCTGCCTGCCGCACATCTGGAACTACCAGGCGTTCGCGACGTGGATCACCGACACCATGCACAACGCCGGATTCACCGGCTTCGAGGGTGAGTTCAAGAAGCAGATCGCCCGTGCCGAGCTCCAGCGCCAGTTCGCCTCGGAGTCGGCGAACAGGCTGTTCAGCGAACTCACCGCCGGTACGAACTAG
- a CDS encoding AraC family transcriptional regulator, with protein MRVTRELPTLAAGEVDVPFVIQGYEEVVTADTAWNEHSHPWHELLWNERGASTAVVGSQVWCITPTLGLWMPAGQLHSASAVAGTSYRAHFFRHGTLSALSDEPVAVEITPLLRLLLERLEEQELPSRSRSVTETMVLDVLRPSPRALLVQLPTSALLRPVVDVVRADPSNQRTLSGWAAVLGCSARTLTRAFRAETGTSFARWVASVRAQHAVQLLSLGLEVDVVADAVGYRSASAFGVAFRRTTGMTPGRFRAH; from the coding sequence ATGCGTGTCACCAGAGAGCTGCCCACGCTCGCCGCAGGCGAGGTGGACGTGCCGTTCGTGATCCAGGGGTACGAGGAGGTCGTCACCGCCGACACGGCGTGGAACGAACACTCCCACCCGTGGCACGAACTGCTCTGGAACGAGCGCGGGGCGTCTACGGCCGTGGTGGGTTCCCAGGTGTGGTGCATCACACCGACCCTGGGGCTGTGGATGCCGGCCGGGCAGCTGCACTCCGCGTCCGCGGTCGCGGGCACCTCCTACCGCGCCCACTTCTTCCGCCACGGCACCCTGTCGGCACTGTCCGACGAGCCGGTGGCGGTGGAGATCACGCCACTGCTCCGTCTCCTGCTGGAGCGGCTGGAGGAGCAGGAGCTGCCGTCACGCTCCAGGAGCGTGACCGAGACGATGGTCCTCGACGTCCTGCGGCCCTCGCCCCGCGCGCTGCTGGTCCAGCTGCCCACCTCCGCGTTGTTGCGTCCTGTCGTCGACGTGGTCCGGGCCGACCCCTCCAACCAGCGGACGCTGAGCGGCTGGGCCGCGGTGCTCGGGTGCAGCGCACGCACACTGACGCGCGCGTTCAGGGCGGAGACGGGTACGAGTTTCGCCCGCTGGGTGGCGTCGGTCCGGGCCCAGCACGCCGTGCAACTGCTGTCCCTCGGATTGGAGGTCGACGTGGTGGCCGACGCGGTGGGCTACCGCTCGGCGAGCGCCTTCGGGGTGGCCTTCCGGCGCACGACGGGAATGACTCCGGGCCGGTTCCGGGCCCACTGA
- a CDS encoding iron-siderophore ABC transporter substrate-binding protein, with amino-acid sequence MRTPRLRALALAATLLFGLTACGGQSDDSDDNGAAAAGAKSSDQFPVTIKHALGTTVIPAKPKRVATVNWANDEVPLALGVVPVGMAKANFGDDDGNGVLPWTEARLKELDAKTPVLFDETDGIDFEAVADTEPDVILASYSGLTKQDYETLSQIAPVVAYPEAAWATPWRDIIRLNSEAIGLADEGDQLIGDLEGRIAKTVAKYPQLKGKTAMFMTHVSSKDVSEVGYYTTHDTRTQFFTDLGMKIPASVSGPSGSTKKFVLTKSAERIDDFNDVDIITGYGDEKGELLKALKKDPLTSKLAAVQRDSLYLLPGSTPLATAANPTPLSIPYVLDDYVAALAKAADKVA; translated from the coding sequence ATGAGAACCCCTCGCCTTCGTGCGCTCGCCCTCGCGGCGACGCTCCTGTTCGGACTCACCGCCTGCGGCGGCCAGTCCGACGACTCGGACGACAACGGCGCCGCGGCTGCCGGTGCCAAGAGCTCGGACCAGTTCCCCGTGACGATCAAGCACGCGCTCGGGACCACCGTCATACCCGCGAAGCCCAAGCGCGTCGCCACCGTCAACTGGGCGAACGACGAGGTCCCGCTGGCCCTCGGCGTCGTCCCCGTCGGCATGGCCAAGGCCAACTTCGGCGACGACGACGGGAACGGGGTGCTGCCCTGGACCGAGGCCCGGCTCAAGGAACTCGACGCCAAGACACCGGTCCTGTTCGACGAGACCGACGGCATCGACTTCGAGGCCGTCGCCGACACCGAGCCGGACGTCATCCTCGCCTCGTACTCCGGGCTGACGAAGCAGGACTACGAGACCCTCAGCCAGATCGCACCCGTGGTCGCCTATCCCGAGGCCGCCTGGGCCACCCCGTGGCGCGACATCATCCGGCTGAACAGCGAGGCCATCGGACTGGCCGACGAAGGCGACCAGCTGATCGGCGACCTGGAGGGCCGGATCGCCAAGACCGTCGCCAAGTACCCCCAGCTGAAGGGGAAGACGGCGATGTTCATGACCCACGTGTCGTCCAAGGATGTCAGCGAGGTCGGCTACTACACGACCCACGACACCCGCACGCAGTTCTTCACCGACCTCGGCATGAAGATCCCGGCCAGTGTCTCCGGGCCGTCCGGGTCGACGAAGAAGTTCGTGCTCACCAAGAGCGCCGAGCGCATCGACGACTTCAACGACGTCGACATCATCACCGGCTACGGCGACGAGAAGGGCGAACTGCTGAAGGCGCTCAAGAAGGACCCGCTCACCTCGAAGCTGGCCGCCGTCCAGCGGGACTCCCTCTACCTGCTGCCCGGCAGCACCCCGCTGGCCACCGCGGCGAACCCGACGCCGCTCTCCATCCCGTACGTCCTGGACGACTACGTGGCAGCGCTCGCCAAGGCCGCGGACAAGGTCGCGTGA
- a CDS encoding FecCD family ABC transporter permease, with translation MTATDAPHAPDAVAVRRPARVRVGWLLVVTGVLLAAMTASLAFGSRDVAWSDVWSALGGADHTLGQAAVAKRVPRTLLAVVVGAALGLAGAVMQGVTRNPLADPGILGVNMGASLAVVTAIASFGLASEAGYIWVAMLGAGLTAAFVYGVGSLGRGGATPLKLALAGAAISAALASLVSAVVLPRNDIADTFRLWQIGGVGGASYPQLGSVVPFLAVGFVLCLASARALNSLALGDDLAAGLGERVALVRATAALGAVVLCGASTAVAGPIGFVGLVVPHACRLLVGVDHRWLLPFAALTGAVLLTVADVVGRVVARPSEIDVGIVTALVGAPFFIHIVRRQKVRSL, from the coding sequence GTGACAGCCACCGATGCCCCGCACGCGCCGGACGCCGTCGCGGTACGACGTCCGGCGCGCGTGCGTGTCGGCTGGCTCCTCGTGGTCACCGGGGTCCTGCTCGCCGCCATGACCGCCTCCCTCGCCTTCGGCTCGCGCGACGTCGCCTGGTCCGACGTGTGGTCGGCGCTCGGCGGCGCGGACCACACCCTGGGACAGGCCGCGGTCGCCAAACGCGTTCCGCGCACCCTCCTCGCCGTCGTCGTGGGCGCCGCCCTCGGACTCGCCGGTGCGGTCATGCAGGGGGTGACCCGCAACCCGCTGGCCGACCCCGGGATCCTCGGCGTCAACATGGGTGCCTCCCTCGCCGTGGTCACCGCCATCGCCTCCTTCGGCCTCGCCTCGGAGGCCGGCTACATCTGGGTGGCGATGCTCGGCGCGGGCCTGACCGCCGCGTTCGTCTACGGCGTCGGCTCGCTGGGACGCGGCGGCGCCACCCCGCTGAAGCTGGCCCTGGCCGGCGCCGCCATCTCGGCCGCGCTCGCCTCCCTGGTCAGCGCGGTCGTACTGCCGCGCAACGACATCGCCGACACCTTCCGGCTGTGGCAGATCGGCGGCGTCGGCGGTGCCTCGTACCCGCAGCTCGGCAGCGTCGTACCGTTCCTGGCCGTCGGGTTCGTGCTCTGCCTGGCCTCCGCCCGGGCCCTCAACTCGCTGGCCCTGGGCGACGATCTGGCCGCCGGGCTCGGTGAGCGTGTCGCCCTGGTCCGGGCCACCGCCGCACTCGGCGCGGTCGTCCTGTGCGGGGCCTCCACCGCCGTCGCAGGACCGATCGGGTTCGTCGGACTCGTCGTACCGCACGCCTGCCGTCTGCTGGTCGGTGTGGACCACCGCTGGCTGCTGCCGTTCGCCGCGCTGACCGGCGCCGTCCTCCTGACGGTCGCGGATGTGGTGGGCCGGGTCGTGGCACGGCCGTCCGAGATCGACGTGGGGATCGTGACCGCGCTGGTCGGCGCCCCCTTCTTCATCCACATCGTCCGCCGACAGAAGGTCAGGTCCCTGTGA
- a CDS encoding FecCD family ABC transporter permease yields MTAPAHPGLPVARTVTRTRVRRAHRRRLTVLVLLILVVAAFAMTLMAGHTFYPARDVLRVIMGEQVPGASFTVGTLRLPRAVLALTAGFSFGIAGVTFQTMLRNPLASPDIIGISAGASAAAAIAIVVLSLSESEVSVLAIAAALGVALLVYTLAFRDGVVGTRLILIGIGISALLDSVTSYVLSQAAEWDLQEAMRWLTGSLNGTTWRETVPSVLAVLVLTPVLLSQARNLSALSLGDDTASALGVRVERTRVTVIVVAVGLIAFATAAAGPIAFVAFLSGPIAARLVGGGGSLLIPAGLVGSLLVLVADFTGQYAFDVRYPVGVVTGVLGAPYLVYLIVRTNRAGGSL; encoded by the coding sequence GTGACTGCCCCCGCCCACCCCGGCCTGCCCGTGGCGCGGACCGTCACCCGCACCCGGGTCCGCCGCGCCCACCGCCGGCGGCTGACCGTCCTCGTCCTGCTGATCCTCGTCGTCGCCGCGTTCGCCATGACGCTGATGGCCGGGCACACCTTCTACCCGGCGCGCGACGTGCTGCGCGTGATCATGGGGGAGCAGGTGCCGGGTGCCTCCTTCACGGTCGGCACGCTGCGCCTGCCGCGCGCGGTGCTGGCCCTGACGGCCGGGTTCAGCTTCGGGATCGCCGGAGTCACCTTCCAGACGATGCTGCGCAACCCGCTCGCCAGCCCCGACATCATCGGTATCAGCGCCGGTGCGAGTGCGGCGGCGGCCATCGCCATCGTGGTCCTCTCGCTGAGCGAGTCCGAGGTCTCGGTCCTCGCGATAGCAGCGGCGCTCGGGGTGGCCCTGCTCGTCTACACGCTCGCCTTCCGCGACGGGGTCGTCGGCACCCGGCTCATCCTGATCGGCATCGGCATCTCCGCCCTCCTCGACAGCGTCACCTCCTACGTCCTGTCACAGGCCGCCGAATGGGACCTCCAGGAGGCGATGCGCTGGCTCACGGGCAGCCTCAACGGGACCACCTGGCGGGAGACCGTGCCCTCCGTCCTCGCCGTGCTCGTACTCACTCCGGTCCTGCTCTCGCAGGCCCGCAACCTGAGCGCGCTGAGCCTGGGCGACGACACCGCGTCCGCTCTCGGCGTCCGCGTCGAACGCACACGCGTCACCGTGATCGTCGTGGCCGTCGGACTCATCGCGTTCGCCACGGCCGCCGCCGGACCCATCGCCTTCGTGGCCTTCCTCTCCGGCCCGATCGCCGCCCGGCTGGTCGGTGGCGGCGGATCCCTGCTGATCCCGGCGGGCCTGGTCGGCTCGCTGCTCGTCCTGGTCGCCGACTTCACCGGCCAGTACGCCTTCGACGTCCGCTATCCCGTCGGCGTCGTCACCGGCGTCCTCGGCGCCCCCTACCTCGTCTACCTGATCGTCCGCACCAACCGGGCCGGAGGCTCACTGTGA
- a CDS encoding ABC transporter ATP-binding protein, whose translation MTASHTLSTENLTLGYGDRAVIEGLDLTLAAGRITVIVGANACGKSTLLRSMSRLLTPRTGRVVLDGREVHRTPAKELARTLGLLPQSPVTPEGITVLDLVGRGRHPHQRAFSRWTAQDDEAVAVALEATHTTELVDRAVDELSGGQRQRVWIAMALAQQTDLLLLDEPTTFLDISHQIEVLDLLTDLNRTRGTTIVMVLHDLNLAARYADRLIALASGGLHAAGTPEEVMTEDTVQALYGMGSRVIEDPLSGKPLVLPIGRHHSTAERGESGHASPSAGPAPETAGKAR comes from the coding sequence GTGACCGCGTCCCACACCCTCTCCACCGAGAACCTCACACTCGGCTACGGCGACCGCGCCGTCATCGAGGGGCTGGACCTCACCCTCGCGGCCGGGCGGATCACGGTGATCGTCGGCGCCAACGCCTGCGGCAAGTCGACCCTGCTGCGCTCGATGTCCCGGCTGCTGACCCCACGTACCGGGCGGGTCGTCCTCGACGGCAGGGAGGTCCACCGCACCCCCGCCAAGGAACTCGCCCGGACCCTGGGCCTGTTGCCGCAGTCGCCGGTCACCCCCGAGGGCATCACGGTCCTGGATCTGGTCGGCCGGGGCCGCCACCCCCACCAGCGCGCGTTCTCCCGCTGGACCGCGCAGGACGACGAGGCGGTGGCGGTCGCGCTGGAGGCCACCCACACGACCGAGCTCGTGGACCGGGCGGTCGACGAACTCTCCGGCGGCCAGCGCCAGCGTGTGTGGATCGCCATGGCCCTCGCCCAGCAGACCGATCTGCTGCTGCTCGACGAGCCCACCACCTTCCTCGACATCAGCCACCAGATCGAGGTCCTCGACCTGCTGACCGATCTGAACCGGACCCGCGGCACGACCATCGTCATGGTCCTGCACGACCTCAACCTCGCCGCGCGCTACGCCGACCGCCTCATCGCCCTGGCGTCCGGAGGGCTGCACGCCGCCGGGACCCCCGAGGAGGTGATGACCGAGGACACCGTCCAGGCCCTGTACGGCATGGGCAGCCGCGTCATCGAGGACCCGCTTTCCGGCAAGCCCCTCGTCCTGCCGATCGGACGCCACCACTCGACGGCCGAGCGTGGCGAGAGCGGGCACGCGTCACCGTCAGCCGGTCCCGCGCCCGAGACTGCCGGCAAGGCGCGCTGA
- a CDS encoding MFS transporter, protein MTSRLAALLPDLSPWRTSRDFRLLWVQGLITYLGSVMALIALPLQIKDLTGSPLAVGAMGAVELVPLVVFGLYGGALADAVDRRKVIILTETGLGLLAVVLLVNAMLPHPMLWPLYVVAAGVAALAGLQRPAMDSLLARIVPHDQLAAAAALNALRWQIGAIGGPAAAGLVVAYAGNVPAYATTVVGFAVSVLMCRRLSAVPPVEHAARPSLRGIAEGARYAWSRPVLLGTYAIDLAAMFLAFPNTIFPFLADELDADWSLGLMYAAGSVGSLLVSLTSGWVSRTRRHGLLVVFGAAGWGLAMAAAGWTSNIWLVLVCLGLAGAGDMLSGLGRSTIWNQTIPDRLRGRLAGIEVLSYSVGPQLGQVRAGAMAGWIGARPAIWTGGLACVATVGALATVLPKLLSYDARTDEDALRRADLPVV, encoded by the coding sequence ATGACGTCGAGACTCGCCGCCCTGCTGCCCGACCTCTCGCCCTGGCGCACCTCCCGGGACTTCCGGCTCCTGTGGGTGCAGGGCCTGATCACCTACCTGGGCAGCGTGATGGCGCTGATCGCGCTGCCGCTCCAGATCAAGGACCTGACCGGATCACCCCTGGCCGTCGGTGCGATGGGCGCCGTGGAACTCGTACCGCTGGTGGTGTTCGGACTGTACGGCGGCGCCCTCGCCGACGCGGTGGACCGGCGCAAGGTCATCATCCTGACCGAGACGGGCCTTGGACTGCTCGCGGTCGTCCTACTGGTCAACGCGATGCTGCCGCACCCCATGTTGTGGCCGCTGTACGTGGTGGCGGCAGGCGTGGCCGCACTCGCCGGACTTCAACGGCCCGCCATGGACTCGCTGCTGGCCCGGATCGTCCCGCACGACCAACTCGCGGCGGCGGCCGCGCTGAACGCCCTGCGCTGGCAGATCGGGGCCATCGGCGGACCGGCGGCGGCGGGGCTGGTCGTGGCGTACGCGGGCAACGTTCCCGCCTACGCCACCACCGTGGTCGGCTTCGCCGTGTCGGTCCTGATGTGCCGTCGCCTCTCGGCCGTGCCACCCGTCGAGCACGCGGCCAGGCCGTCATTGCGTGGCATCGCCGAAGGGGCCCGGTACGCCTGGTCCAGGCCTGTGCTGCTCGGCACGTACGCCATCGACCTGGCGGCGATGTTCCTCGCCTTCCCGAACACGATTTTCCCCTTCCTCGCGGACGAGCTCGACGCCGACTGGTCACTCGGCCTGATGTACGCGGCGGGCTCCGTCGGCTCCCTCCTCGTCAGCCTGACCAGCGGCTGGGTGTCCCGGACACGCCGCCACGGCCTGCTGGTGGTCTTCGGCGCGGCGGGCTGGGGACTGGCCATGGCGGCGGCCGGCTGGACATCGAACATCTGGCTGGTGCTCGTGTGCCTCGGCCTGGCCGGAGCGGGGGACATGCTGAGCGGGCTGGGCCGCTCGACCATCTGGAACCAGACCATCCCCGACAGGCTCCGCGGCCGGCTCGCCGGCATCGAGGTCCTCTCCTACAGCGTCGGCCCCCAGCTCGGACAGGTCCGCGCCGGAGCGATGGCGGGCTGGATCGGCGCCCGCCCGGCGATCTGGACCGGCGGCCTCGCCTGCGTCGCCACGGTAGGAGCACTCGCCACCGTCCTGCCCAAGCTCCTGAGTTACGACGCCCGGACGGACGAGGACGCCCTCCGCCGCGCCGACCTGCCCGTGGTGTAG
- a CDS encoding GNAT family N-acetyltransferase, producing MTIVLGTPTVDGVREAMAALREWQYDEAPMQLHSGDIGWNYRFGTAETASAVRTWSRDGRILAVGMLDSPTLVRMTVAPDAFQDEGLARRLVQDFSLPGRGVLPEGTVSVEAPLGLLLHDLLSEEGWGVDEPWTPLFRDLTEPVEDPGVRIKSIGPEQAQDFADVLRSAFNTSRPTREYWHAMSAGPFWADARCLGTYDDQGSVAAVVTVWSAGPGKPGLVEPMGVHEDHRGRGYGRAITVAGAAALREMGSSSVRVCTSSSNVGGVATYKAAGFEVRPEVRDRIRTA from the coding sequence ATGACGATTGTGCTGGGCACGCCGACTGTCGACGGGGTACGCGAGGCCATGGCCGCGCTGCGGGAGTGGCAGTACGACGAAGCGCCGATGCAGTTGCATTCCGGCGACATCGGCTGGAACTACCGGTTCGGAACGGCCGAGACGGCCTCGGCGGTCCGGACCTGGAGTCGGGACGGGCGGATTCTCGCGGTCGGGATGCTCGACTCACCGACGCTGGTGCGGATGACGGTCGCTCCGGACGCTTTCCAGGACGAGGGCTTGGCGCGGCGGCTCGTGCAGGACTTCTCGCTGCCTGGGCGCGGCGTGCTCCCGGAGGGAACGGTGTCCGTCGAGGCCCCGCTGGGCCTGCTGCTCCACGACCTGCTGAGTGAGGAGGGCTGGGGCGTCGACGAGCCGTGGACACCGCTCTTCCGTGATCTCACCGAGCCGGTGGAGGACCCCGGCGTGCGGATCAAGTCGATCGGCCCGGAGCAGGCACAGGACTTCGCCGACGTCCTGCGGTCGGCGTTCAACACCTCGCGGCCCACGCGCGAGTACTGGCACGCGATGTCGGCGGGACCGTTCTGGGCCGACGCCCGCTGCCTGGGCACCTATGACGACCAGGGCAGCGTGGCGGCGGTGGTGACGGTGTGGTCGGCCGGCCCGGGGAAGCCGGGGCTGGTCGAGCCGATGGGCGTCCACGAAGACCACCGTGGTCGCGGTTACGGCCGGGCGATCACCGTGGCCGGGGCGGCCGCGCTGCGGGAGATGGGCTCGTCGAGCGTGCGTGTGTGCACGTCGAGTTCCAATGTCGGCGGCGTCGCCACGTACAAGGCGGCCGGGTTCGAGGTGCGGCCGGAGGTGCGGGACCGGATCCGGACGGCCTGA